From Micromonospora echinospora, one genomic window encodes:
- a CDS encoding MFS transporter, producing the protein MTATTPGRDVAAPPPAAPAAAPPNAAEPPAATAPPPARRLGAALTVVLLATFMTSFDTTGVNIAVPSIQDGLGASYGSMQWVLAGYTLPFALLLVTGGRIGDAFGRRRAFLLGLAGFTLASVLAGVAGDVGWLVAARVVQGVAAAIMGPQVLAVFQVLVPPARRAPLLAVYGLVIGLATVSGPMLGGILMGADLFGWGWRTIFLINLPIGLVAFLGGLVWLPESRDERGRGFDLGGVFLAAAALLLLLHPLMYGRELGWPWWSWVCLAAAGPAFVVLVRFERRKEQAGESPLVALHLFGQRTFTAGVLANIIVAALMSGFFLTFVVFLQNGLGFTAERTGWTVAPWAVGTALASMVAIPLARTAGRTALVVGAVLMTLGMAGLNAIVVVSGDRLTSLPIVVSLCVVGVGMGLVSAPILNVTLAGIPHVDAGSAAGIFSTGKQTGGVLGVAVTGAVFFGLLADQDTASRARFVDAMGWTLGVQVLLCLLVVALVHVLPRKVDAAAH; encoded by the coding sequence GTGACCGCGACCACGCCCGGCCGCGACGTGGCCGCCCCGCCCCCGGCCGCCCCGGCCGCCGCCCCGCCGAACGCCGCCGAGCCGCCGGCCGCCACCGCCCCGCCGCCCGCGCGGCGGCTCGGTGCCGCGCTCACCGTGGTCCTGCTGGCCACCTTCATGACCAGCTTCGACACCACCGGCGTCAACATCGCGGTGCCGTCCATCCAGGACGGCCTGGGGGCGAGCTACGGCTCGATGCAGTGGGTCCTCGCCGGCTACACCCTGCCGTTCGCCCTGCTGCTGGTCACCGGCGGTCGGATCGGGGACGCCTTCGGCCGTAGGCGGGCGTTCCTCCTCGGCCTTGCCGGCTTCACCCTCGCCTCGGTGCTCGCCGGCGTCGCCGGGGACGTCGGCTGGCTCGTCGCCGCGCGGGTGGTGCAGGGCGTCGCCGCCGCGATCATGGGTCCGCAGGTTCTCGCGGTCTTCCAGGTGCTGGTGCCGCCCGCCCGCCGGGCCCCGCTGCTCGCCGTCTACGGCCTGGTCATCGGCCTGGCCACGGTCTCCGGCCCGATGCTCGGCGGCATCCTGATGGGCGCGGACCTGTTCGGCTGGGGCTGGCGGACCATCTTCCTGATCAACCTGCCGATCGGCCTGGTCGCCTTCCTCGGCGGGCTCGTCTGGCTGCCCGAGTCCCGCGACGAACGGGGACGTGGCTTCGACCTCGGCGGCGTCTTCCTGGCCGCCGCCGCACTGCTGCTCCTGCTGCACCCCCTCATGTACGGCCGCGAGCTGGGCTGGCCGTGGTGGTCCTGGGTGTGCCTGGCCGCCGCCGGTCCGGCGTTCGTGGTGCTCGTCCGGTTCGAGCGGCGCAAGGAACAGGCCGGCGAGTCGCCCCTGGTGGCGTTGCACCTGTTCGGGCAGCGGACGTTCACCGCCGGGGTGCTCGCGAACATCATCGTCGCGGCGCTGATGTCCGGCTTCTTCCTGACCTTCGTGGTGTTCCTCCAGAACGGTCTGGGTTTCACCGCCGAACGCACCGGCTGGACGGTCGCGCCCTGGGCGGTCGGCACCGCGCTCGCCTCGATGGTGGCGATCCCGCTGGCCCGGACCGCCGGGCGGACCGCCCTGGTCGTCGGCGCGGTCCTGATGACCCTCGGCATGGCCGGGCTGAACGCGATCGTGGTCGTCTCCGGCGACCGGCTCACCTCGCTGCCGATCGTGGTCAGCCTCTGCGTCGTCGGCGTCGGCATGGGCCTGGTCAGCGCGCCGATCCTCAACGTCACCCTGGCCGGCATCCCGCACGTCGACGCCGGGTCCGCCGCCGGCATCTTCTCCACCGGCAAGCAGACCGGCGGGGTGCTCGGGGTGGCGGTGACCGGCGCGGTCTTCTTCGGCCTCCTCGCCGACCAGGACACCGCCAGCCGGGCCCGCTTCGTCGACGCGATGGGCTGGACCCTCGGCGTGCAGGTGCTCCTCTGCCTCCTGGTCGTCGCCCTGGTCCACGTCCTGCCCCGCAAGGTCGACGCCGCCGCCCACTGA
- a CDS encoding DUF1772 domain-containing protein — protein sequence MRETIAQALAVVAVGGSGIVAGVFFAVAVSVLPTLYTLPAGSYITLHRKLGQGYHPSMPLIVNSTMFADIALIFVVEEPVTRWLFVLASVLALGVQGVSHLGNVPINKRVLRVDPDAVPDDWDDPRPQWRRLHQLRTALALAALTVTAAGVAVLP from the coding sequence ATGAGAGAGACAATTGCCCAGGCGCTGGCGGTGGTCGCCGTCGGCGGCAGCGGGATCGTGGCGGGGGTGTTCTTCGCCGTGGCGGTGAGCGTGCTGCCGACCCTCTACACCCTGCCCGCGGGCAGCTACATCACCCTGCACCGCAAGCTCGGGCAGGGGTACCACCCGTCGATGCCGCTGATCGTCAACTCGACGATGTTCGCCGACATCGCGCTGATCTTCGTGGTCGAGGAGCCGGTGACCCGGTGGCTCTTCGTCCTGGCCTCGGTGCTGGCGCTGGGCGTGCAGGGGGTGTCCCACCTCGGCAACGTCCCGATCAACAAGCGGGTGCTTCGGGTCGACCCGGACGCCGTACCGGACGACTGGGACGACCCCCGACCCCAGTGGCGACGCCTGCACCAGCTGCGCACCGCGCTGGCCCTGGCGGCCCTGACGGTGACCGCGGCGGGCGTGGCGGTGCTGCCGTGA
- the asnB gene encoding asparagine synthase (glutamine-hydrolyzing): protein MSGIAGWVDYERDLSRAQATVRAMSATMANRGPDAEGVWTSPRAAIGHRRLALVELDGGRQPYVVEADGQILAVVAVDGDVYNAPALRAELESHGHRFRSRGDAEVVAYAYLQWGAGLAEKLEGGYAFAVWDVRREELLLVRDRLGNKPIFYYPTPHGVLFASERKAILDHPQAEAVVDADGLREILSYAGTPGHGVFKGMHQVRAGHVVRVTRSGHREERYWALEAQPHTDDLDTTVATVRELLEQSVGGQLTADVPLGMMLSGGLDSSGVTALAARALKERGEGPLHTFTVSFGSAEEFTPDEVWGSSDAPYVKELVDAIGAEHTDIVLDTADLLDPIVAANALRAKDVPSPLGNMNTSLYVLCRAVQEHTPLALLGDAADGVFGGTMWMSMPPLIEAQTFPWIAMAHWGGGKHGMGTDLIEAGLLERLDMRGYTSGRYREAMDRVPLLPGETGQEKRMREMWYLNVTNWLETLIPHSESIAGSVGLALRLPYCDHRLVQYVYSAPWSQKSFDGREKSLLRAAVKDVLPPAIVDRKKSPYPVTQDAAYAKALCDQLLALTADRDAPIAGLVDVTAAKAFAADPESLISGPRAWVARTHVEMLFQLNMWLDQYRVRVDL from the coding sequence ATGTCGGGTATCGCTGGCTGGGTTGACTACGAGCGGGACCTGTCCCGCGCGCAGGCAACCGTCCGTGCCATGAGCGCCACGATGGCCAACCGGGGGCCGGACGCGGAGGGCGTCTGGACGTCCCCGCGCGCCGCCATCGGTCACCGCCGGCTCGCGCTGGTCGAGCTGGACGGCGGCCGGCAGCCGTACGTCGTCGAGGCGGACGGCCAGATCCTCGCCGTGGTCGCCGTCGACGGCGACGTCTACAACGCGCCCGCGCTCCGCGCCGAACTGGAGTCGCACGGGCACCGGTTCCGCAGCCGGGGCGACGCCGAGGTGGTGGCGTACGCCTACCTTCAGTGGGGCGCCGGGCTGGCCGAGAAGCTGGAGGGCGGCTACGCCTTCGCGGTCTGGGACGTCCGCCGCGAGGAGCTGCTGCTGGTCCGGGACCGGCTCGGCAACAAGCCGATATTCTACTACCCGACTCCGCACGGCGTGCTCTTCGCCTCGGAGCGCAAGGCGATCCTGGACCACCCGCAGGCCGAGGCCGTGGTGGACGCCGACGGCCTGCGCGAGATCCTCTCCTACGCCGGCACCCCCGGCCACGGCGTGTTCAAGGGCATGCACCAGGTGCGCGCCGGGCACGTCGTACGGGTCACCCGCTCCGGGCACCGGGAGGAGCGGTACTGGGCGCTGGAGGCGCAGCCGCACACCGACGACCTGGACACCACCGTGGCCACCGTCCGGGAGCTGCTGGAGCAGTCGGTGGGCGGGCAGCTCACCGCGGACGTACCGCTGGGGATGATGCTCTCCGGCGGCCTGGACTCCTCCGGGGTGACCGCGCTGGCCGCGCGGGCGCTCAAGGAGCGCGGCGAGGGGCCGCTGCACACCTTCACCGTCTCGTTCGGCTCGGCCGAGGAGTTCACCCCGGACGAGGTCTGGGGCTCCTCGGACGCGCCGTACGTCAAGGAGCTGGTCGACGCGATCGGCGCCGAGCACACCGACATCGTGCTGGACACCGCCGACCTGCTCGACCCGATCGTGGCCGCGAATGCCCTGCGGGCCAAGGACGTGCCGAGCCCGCTGGGCAACATGAACACCTCGCTGTACGTGCTGTGCCGCGCGGTGCAGGAGCACACCCCGCTGGCCCTGCTCGGCGACGCCGCCGACGGTGTCTTCGGCGGCACCATGTGGATGTCGATGCCGCCGCTGATCGAGGCGCAGACCTTCCCGTGGATCGCGATGGCCCACTGGGGTGGCGGCAAGCACGGCATGGGCACCGACCTGATCGAGGCGGGCCTGCTGGAGCGGCTCGACATGCGTGGCTACACCAGCGGCCGGTACCGGGAGGCGATGGACCGGGTGCCGCTGCTGCCGGGTGAGACCGGCCAGGAGAAGCGGATGCGGGAGATGTGGTACCTCAACGTCACCAACTGGTTGGAGACGCTGATCCCGCACTCCGAGTCGATCGCCGGTTCGGTCGGGCTGGCGCTGCGCCTGCCGTACTGCGACCACCGCCTGGTGCAGTACGTCTACTCCGCGCCGTGGTCGCAGAAGAGCTTCGACGGCCGGGAGAAGAGCCTGCTGCGCGCGGCGGTGAAGGACGTGCTGCCGCCGGCCATCGTCGACCGGAAGAAGTCGCCGTACCCGGTGACCCAGGACGCCGCGTACGCCAAGGCGCTCTGCGACCAGCTCCTGGCGCTGACCGCCGACCGCGACGCCCCGATCGCCGGGCTGGTGGACGTAACCGCCGCGAAGGCGTTCGCCGCCGAC